CGTATGAATTAACTTTTGTAACTTAGATTATGTTATTTTGCTGCAATTTGTATTACTAATATCTCTTGTTTTGAAATCAGTTCACTTTCGGGATTGATGCAAGAAGATGTCCAGGAGATTATTGGAAGAGTGTCATGAATGAAGAACCGATCCCTGAAGTAATTTCAGATATTTTGCACCAAGACACTGCCTCAGAACCATGTGAGAAGGAAACTGTGGACACAGACCGTTTGGCCAGAGATTTTGACATGAGGTCTAGTGTGATAATTTATCACAGGGATGCTGATTCCAAAAGAGTGAAGACATTTGATGCTGATGGTGTGAAAATGAGGGATAATATTGATAGTGCACAATCTGAGTCGAGACAAAAAGTTCAAGAGCAGAATAATGCATAAAGACTAGATCAAGAAGATTTTCTGCACTAGCCGTAGTTACTGTATTTTATATTTAGAACATAGATAGTTTAGACCTATGTTTAAGATCAGTGTTGATCTTGCTATCTTTGGTGGTATACACAGACAAATCTATCTACAGTTGTATTTGCTCATATTTTTTCTTGTACTCGATTAAGTGCTGAGAATGTTCCTTGGGGATGATATTGATGTTCTCAAAGTGTCCTATGGATCAACACTTATCAATGTCAAGTCATCAGCCCACAGTAGGCTGTCTGGATGTGAGTTTCTGGAATTAATATGGATTAAAGTGATTCgtataaaatatgacttttaaAAGTGTTTTCACAGCATCAATCAATAACAGTTGTTTTGCTTCAACAAAAACATGGCCGATCAAATTCTTGGATATTTAACAAATAGAACTGCACCTCAAACACCCTCTTAGTATGATCTAAAGGGTAATAAACTGTCAGTGGTACTTTGACACTGGAGATGCTGTTTTTGGCATTTGTTTCCTACACTAATATTTATGATTGGTATTTAAACCAATAtttgttccaaaattaactGGAATACACAGGATATCTACCTGCCAAGAAGTGTTTTTAGATTTAGCAACATTCCTATAAGTTCAATTAACCAAATTGAAATCCAAATAAACAGGGTATTAGAATAAAAGTAAGGGGCCATTGCTGGCATTCGCCCTTTCACTGCCATTTTGCAGCATGCTTGACAGGCCCCAAACTTGAGCCAGCCACGAAATTTGCCTACAATAAGTGCGCAAAATAGCCCAATGATGAAGCTCAAAATGTGGTTGGAAATATAAGGTATCTTGAGAAGAAAGAAGTTTTTAATGGAGACTGTCTTACTTTTCTGATGCACATTAGACAGTTCAATCAGAAATCGTTAAGCGACCGATGTTGTGCACAAGCAATGACTTTTAGGCCTTATGAGTTGGTTGGTGACAAATTTGCCAAAGTATTCCTTTTCAACAATACTTGTAGGCCTTATCTTTTGATGGTGGGATCGTCCACCTTAGTCAACTTAATGAAATTCATTACTCGTAAGTGATTGCTATGATAATTGTTAGGAACGTAGAGAAATGGGGGGTTGGACTTCTGGATTGATGTTACCTGATTCTTTCCTTAAAGTTTTGATTATATCCACTGTACCTGATTCTACTGGTTAGTGTTGTCTTGGTGACTAAGTGCTTCCCTTGGTGGTGGTCTTTTCATCCCTATGTCAAGATATTGCTTATTTgtgcttctttttcttcatcagACAAGTCTTTTTGACCTCCTCTTAGTCTCCGTTTTGGACCTGCAACAATTGTGGCTTTTTACCAAGATTCATTCCTTTTGCCTGATATCTATGGCAAATCAATGTCATACACGGAATTCCCTTGTTCAATTCAATGCATGAATAACTTATAATGGGCATAACTGCCGATTATGTGACCTTCATTGCATCTCCACAAATGTTTCTGTGATTGGAAATTCTGCTGAAACCAGATCACGTACTAATGTTAGGTCTACAACCAAAATGCTCCTTTTCTGTTTCTCTGCTTCAGGAATTTTTAATCTTAAATAGACTAACACATAAAACGTATACAAGGTTCATCTCTTTCATCCCCTGGCTAAATGATAATTTTGACTTATTTAAGGTTCAGATTCAAAGGTGTGAAACGAAAACAAAAATGTATCAGTTAAATTATGTCTGTACATGTGAATAATGATATTGTCATCAGAACCAAACTACAAAACAAACACCAGCCCTGTACACTAAGGTACCCCTTTGTaagtaaaagaaaagaagttTAACAGTTTCTTATGTAGTATATGCTTTTGTACTCCAAAACCATTTCCCAGAACTAAAAGAAGCAAATTCCAGGGAATGGGATCTCCGCAAAGTCTTCACAATTGCATGACCTCTGAAGTCTTCTTAAATGTTAAGTAGCCACAAGATCACACAGACAGACAAGATCTTTGATGCTTCATCAGTGGCATGATCTTTTCCCCTTATGGTAAGAATTGAATGGTCGCTTTCCCAAGGCTTACAAACAGCATTCTTCAGCCAGCTCATGAAAAATCAGTGGATGAGCTTTGTAAATAAGCTTTTCAGCTCTCTGGAAATTGGaatgacaaaaaaaatcaatggaTATACGacagaaataaaaaagaattctGAAAGCACTGCTGGTAGGACCTAAATTTTCTATTGTAGTTAGGAATCAGTAGGCTTGTGATAAAAACCGTTAATGACATACGTGCCTAAAATCTGTTATACTCCACAAACAGCATGCATTCACACAAAAGCACCATACAAAACCCTAATTACGATTTTTTCGCCCTTCCCATGTCTGTTTAGTCCGTGTCtttattacatatatatatagcatAGCATAATCTCTTTTGATCATCTGAAACCACAAACGGATGAACCAATCTGAAGGTGCGACAGATGATGGCATCGCAGAAACGGGAAGGGCCTAAGAAGAAGTGGTATAGTTTCGCCTGATATGCACATTATCTCAAGTTAATATAGGCTCCCATAGAACCAGATACTCtaacaaacttacaaattaactaaaaattTCCATCACAAAAACTTTAACATACTTGCCCCAGAATCTGGTTGAAGATAACGTTTGGAGTAACAACTCATATTAGGCCAACTGGGAAAACAAATACATGCAAACTAAATCTTTAGAATTGATGGTTTGATATGGTGGTGCATGCTGTGGAAGAAACCTAAAGACCTGAAATCCGCTCAGTATAAGCATCTTTTGATTATATTTCTAAATGCCTCCAAATGCAAAAAGTGATAATAGAAAGCAACAAGAAATGGATGATTTAAAAgagttaagaaaaaaaaataaagtgcCGACTTACTGATTTTAGTGTCAGTAAAAGTGCAAAGCTTTCCACCAGCCCAATCCAATCAATCCCCACGTTATAAGGTTGATGAGAGCCATGACTATACCCAGCTTAAAAACATCATTGAGTCTGACATAACCAGCtgtcaaacaaaagaaaacaaatttaagatcCTAAGGTTGTCATGTTGAATGAGGAAAAtcagaagagagagagagagagagtgagagagaggaaAGAGGAAAGAGATTACTAGGTCCTGAATCTCAAAAACAATACGAATCTAGGAATAGTAATTGGTTAACCAGAAGAATAATTCAAGAAGCCAACGCATAATCATGAAGTGATACTTTTATAACATAGAAAACcaactgaaaaaaaaagggaggaaaattTGTAATCCCATTTTGATTCTGGAATTCCGATACAAGCAGGAGAAAAGTTGCTTGAAATATTACTAACTTCACACAAGACTAGGCTCAAAATGTATGTTTGCTTACATGTACTTCGACCACTAACCTTTTCATATTCGCAAGGCTTGCATAATCCTTACGTCTAACCAAGATTGTACTACTTCTTACATAATTCTATTCAGTCCATCTTCCACTGTAGAATAGATATTCAGGAGAACAGGGTGATTTTTGTGCATGTTGTAAAGATAATAGAAAGATTACCTCCATAATAGACAGCAGACTGACCACTGCTATAGTGTGTCAATGCACCAAAAAGGTTTGTGTTGTATGCCAGGGCCATAGCAGCTAACTGACCTGGAACTTTAGATGCCAAATGCATTTCAAGAAATGCAGAGTATAAAGCTGCAACATGGGCAGTTTGACTTGCAAATAGATAGTGGACAAAGAAATATGCCAATTGGAGGATAAAAAATGATCCAAACCAGCCTATTGACTGGGATTTAAGAAAATGCGCTACACGACCGGACAACCATTGTATAACACCAAGAGCAGTTAATTGGCTTGCCATGCCCACCAGAACCCCAAACCAAGCCAAGGTATCCCATGCTGACTTTTCACTCAGGCAGTCATTCCAATCAAGCACCCCCAACAGCAGAAGTAATGACAAACCTAGCAATGCTGCTATGACACTTGATATGTTAAGAGCCGTTCTGCACAATCAATAAGAAGATGGATTAGCCAGTCAAAAAGGTACAGTGTAAAGAGATGACAAGATAGCTACAAGTGTTGTTGTGCTGCTATTCAGAACTGTTAAAAACCAAAGAGAGAGATAACCAAGAAAGCGCTGATTGTAAATTTGGAATATATAATTGGATTAAACTGAGTAGAGGTGAATATGTAACAGAGAAAATACTAAGAGGATAACCAAAAGTACAGATAGTTCAATGCTTCTTTGTGAATAGATATAAAATGATACAACTAGATTCAGAAAAATTGAAGCAGAAATAGTCTTGCAGATTTGGCAGATTAAGGAAACCAGCTTTAGAACAGTAGCTTTGTGATTACAAGTTGTGATACCATGGAGTTCCCAAGGGCTCTTACAAATTGAACCTCTTCCACCAACTCATAGTAACACCAAACCAAAATTTGTTCTTTGACAAAAAGGGACCATGACTTTTTTTGGGCCACTATTTTTCAAGATGATAATTTGTCACAGAAACGTTGAAAACTGTAATCAATGTTACCCAACAGGAATACATGTAGCTGTTGTGTTGTAGCACTAATCACGGAGGCATCCTGTTGCAACATTTATTTGATATAATCCGCGATTTGAGCAATCTAATCAATTCAAGCATGATGTTCTATTTAATCAGAagggaaaaatatgaaagcGATTAACTTAAGTTGGCAATCAAATAGACAAACCTAACTGTAGTGGGAAAAAATCTGCACATTAAAAGTAAAAGAACAAGTAAATTTTTCAGGTAGGCAATAGTGTATTCCTACGTACCCAGAGATCCAAAGTGCAACAGTTATAAGCATGGTTGCGATCATAAACCATTCTTCCCTCTTCAAAGGACCCATCTGAGCCAATTTCTGCTTAGCTATGACAGCAGCATCAGGTGTACATTTTATTTTAGGAGGAAACATCTTGTATACTAGGAATGGAGTAACTAATAGATTGACAATCGCAGGTACGCAGGACCCCTTAAGCCAGGTAACCCATCCATTTGAAATTTCAACCACAAGAGCTTCAGCTAATTTGAAACACAACATGTTTTGAGCTGCAGCAGTCAGGAAAAGGGCACTTGAGCTGCTTGAAGACTGTCATTCATCAAGAAGAATAAATTattaaatcccaaaaaaaaaaatatattggcAATGCAATGGCAACATTGTTTAGTCAAGGTCATGGATGCATATGGGACCATCTAGTGGTCAACTAGATTTCAAAAACCAGGTCAACTGACGTCATCTTCAAAACCAATAATGCAATACAAACAAAAGAGCAAGAATCTTCCCTCATTGCAGATATGACAAATTTTCATGTGTTGCTCTGATTTCATGGTTTAATAATCTAAACACTTGGCTCTTTTTCATTGAAATTGAGACTATTTTCCATAGAAGTTTAGCTACTTcccattcaatttcaaattttactGGGAACCAAATGCAACCTTGCATCCTTGCTTTAAATCCTGTAAAGGGCTTTGCTGCTTTTGTATCACTTGTATCCTTATTGTTTATTTGCAATTTCAGAATGTCCCTTGTGACATCAATGACCGCAATAATGATAAGTTTCATGGAAGATTTATAGatggggaaaaagaaagagtagAATCTTAATAGTTGTTGTCAATTTTGTAAGCAGAACAAGACTCAGACTTGGTAAAAAGTCTTCATACACAGAAATTACTTGGGAAGTTATGCGTCTACAGTGATATAAATGTCTTTCGAGCATTGATCTTAAGATACTGCAAAACAATGCAATAAGACCAATACTATCAATAGTAACATAAATGAGAGTAGGACCATGTTCAAGAAAATGACCACCCTTAATTAAATAAGATCGAAGCTACAGATGAATAACTTCATAACTATAGATATAACTATAGCTATCACAATTACTTACACTCAAGATTCCAtaacatatattttataattataagaCATATGCTAGGTAAATCACTCAGTTCAAACAATACTAACACCTTCTGTCTTTGGAATTATCCACAAAAATCAAAAGGGGTACGACACATTGATGCATTGTCCAAACAGAAagcaacaaaaaacaaaagcagTTTACCTGTAATTGAGACTGTATCAGATAAGCCCCCAGCTTCCTAGCAGACTCATCTTTGGGAAAACTGTCACTTGCCTCTGCCAATGACTTAATAATGGGCAAAAATATCCCCCCAGCTCTAGCAGTAGTACTCGGCATGGCCGGAGAAATCGCGGCCTCGCTCAAAACCAACCCATAAGACAACCCCAGAGTATTCTTCCCCAGCCACTTCACGAACATCATCGCCACCCTCTCCCCAAGACCCGTCTTCACAAAACCTttggagaagaaaaaagagataaCAATGAGCCAAATGACCTCGTTCGTGAAGGCGGAAAACGCCTGCATGAAAGTTAGTGTTTTAGTTATGACCGTCAGAGTTAGGCAGAACATTGCCCAGGCGCCAACAGGCAGAGGACTCAAGATCAGGCCAGATATTGCTGTGAGGAAGATGGAAAGAAGTTGCCATGATTTTCTTGATAACTGGTGAGGCTTTGGGACTGCAAAGTTGAAGATGATGCCTATGGAGACGGAGATGATGAAGGGAATGAATTTGACGCCTTTCCAGTTGGAAAAAGTGGTCGACAATTTACAACGTTTGGTTTTGAGGGAAGACGGTGGTGATGGCGGAGGAGGTGTGGTGGTGGGGAGGTGGTGGTTGTCATGATGGCCTTCATGGGAGGGTGAATGTGGGGATGACATGGTGGTGGGGTGGCAGCGGAGAGCTGGGGGGAGAGGCGGAGGAAAGGGAAGTTGGGGTGGTGGAGGTGGAAGTTAGTTTTGAGAGGGAATTTGACGGTTGAAATGACAGGAAGGGGTATTTATGGAAGAGAATTGTTTACGGGATTTCGCACAAATTGTTGGGGGGCCATTTACCCATAAACCAATATGCCGAGGAGGACCCATTTTGTGGTCCATCGTtgccattttcctttttcttttttgtcaaaGTCCATTGTTGTCACCAATTCATCATCTACGTGTGACTTCTCAATTGAATAGGCATTAAGGGTGAGTTTGATAAAACttaagtttgaaaattgaaaattgaaattgaaatctaaaatctaaaatttgaatctattaaattattgaattgttaagtattaattttgatacatttgagtgtatatcgtATTAACtaataagtgaatagcttattACTTAT
This sequence is a window from Coffea eugenioides isolate CCC68of chromosome 7, Ceug_1.0, whole genome shotgun sequence. Protein-coding genes within it:
- the LOC113778571 gene encoding uncharacterized protein LOC113778571; translated protein: MRSYSAFLVLFLLVSFTFGIDARRCPGDYWKSVMNEEPIPEVISDILHQDTASEPCEKETVDTDRLARDFDMRSSVIIYHRDADSKRVKTFDADGVKMRDNIDSAQSESRQKVQEQNNA
- the LOC113778230 gene encoding dicarboxylate transporter 2.1, chloroplastic-like: MSSPHSPSHEGHHDNHHLPTTTPPPPSPPSSLKTKRCKLSTTFSNWKGVKFIPFIISVSIGIIFNFAVPKPHQLSRKSWQLLSIFLTAISGLILSPLPVGAWAMFCLTLTVITKTLTFMQAFSAFTNEVIWLIVISFFFSKGFVKTGLGERVAMMFVKWLGKNTLGLSYGLVLSEAAISPAMPSTTARAGGIFLPIIKSLAEASDSFPKDESARKLGAYLIQSQLQSSSSSSALFLTAAAQNMLCFKLAEALVVEISNGWVTWLKGSCVPAIVNLLVTPFLVYKMFPPKIKCTPDAAVIAKQKLAQMGPLKREEWFMIATMLITVALWISGTALNISSVIAALLGLSLLLLLGVLDWNDCLSEKSAWDTLAWFGVLVGMASQLTALGVIQWLSGRVAHFLKSQSIGWFGSFFILQLAYFFVHYLFASQTAHVAALYSAFLEMHLASKVPGQLAAMALAYNTNLFGALTHYSSGQSAVYYGAGYVRLNDVFKLGIVMALINLITWGLIGLGWWKALHFY